The genomic stretch GGTTCGATCTTATCTTGCTTCGTCGTCGTGGCAGGTATTCTTCTCCGTCCAAGTCCCACCAAATAACGAGAAAATGGCAGACGAGACAGTCCATAACTAATGAGAAGAGAAACGATGACCGTTAGTGCGAAGGTAAGCAAAGTGAATCCAAGATGGTAACCTGCCAGTTGAAGCGGCCGTGTAAAGGACGAAATCCAGTAAATTACTAGTGCATGTACCAGATAACCACCAAAGGAATATCGGCCAACCCATGTAAAGAGTTTATAGAATGTGCTCTTCACCGATAGTAGATGCAAGATACCATAGATCAGAAACATTTGCGATAAGATGAGTACAAATGTCGTTGGTTTTAGATAACTAGAGATATTTAAATTCATTGTTTCTCCAGAACCCCGCAGTACATCATAGGCAAGATACACAAAGAGAAGGATGGATAGCAGTGCATTCCAAGGCAGTATTTTTACCATCACGCTCCGGAACCGATCAAGCATAAATGCACAAACAGCGCCAAGAATGAAATAAAAGATATACATAACAAAAATACTAGTACGATGGTTAAGCAAAGTCTGTCCTATTCCTGGGGCCACTGCCCACTGACCCATACGATAATAGGAGAGATATAGAAGATAGCCATAGGCAAGACCGCTAATCAGTAAGATCGCGAAGACGATTCTATTTTGTTGTTTGTGCTCCATTTCTTTCAGCCTGTTTCTGATCTGAATTGCGATCCTGCGGAACAATGGAAACAGCAGATAGAACTGAAATACCATAATAATAAACCATAGGTGATACCCAGCTTGTGGTGCAAACAACTCTCTAACCAGACTCTTCCAGGTTTCTGCATCCAGCCAATTGGTATACATCATCAATCGAACGGATATCCAGTATACCAATGTCCATAGAATAAACGGCACATAGATATCGCCAAACCGTTTACGAATGAAAGAAGGGTAGTGCAGTTTTTGCTCATAATTATAGAACAGAAGCACGGCGGATAGAAAAACAAAAGTCGGTGTTCCAAATCGCGTAAAATGGTATACGATCATGAGCATGATAGAATCCGCGGGGAGGATGTCTGCTCGGTAGATATATTCAGCCAGACTATGCTGCATGACGATTGCTAGAAAGGCAAGCCCCCTAAAAGGAGTCAGCTCCTCAATTCTTGGTTTTTTCAGGGTAATAAACCTCCAATCCGGGCAAAGAAAACTTGCCCATCTCCTTATAGTAATGAAGAAAGATTAAATTCATATGAAAAAGATTCCCCTTAAAGAAGTAACAATTTGCTGCGGTGAAAGCCCAGAGAAATAAATAGTTACAAAAAGGTAAAAATCAATACCGAACTTCTTGTAACTTTTAATAAACCGGTTCCAAAGGCGTTAGTAATTGTTTCCACTGACGTAAACAGATAAGTAATACATAGGTCTTAAGAACTATGTAAAATAATATTTGTATATCGTTAATTTTTGTTGGTATATCAGATTATGAGTTCATTTTTTTAAATAAAAAGTCTGTGAATATTTGGTTTATTATTAAAAAATACTCTATAATATTATAGGTATTAGGAACTATATTAGTAAAAATAAATTTGTTACTAAAGTCTGATGATGAAGTTTGGATCCTCGCCTAAAATGGGACAAGTCAATGGTCACTGAAGCCATTAGAATAGACAAAAACTTATGACTTCCAGGAGGATTACGACATGAAGGTTACAAAAAAGATACTTACTGCATCCATTGCGGCAGTCCTGTTACTTGGAACAGTGAACATGCCTGCTTTTGTAAATCAAGCCTACGCGGCAACGACAACATTAGAAGTGATCTACGGTGTTAACTTTAGAAAAGGACCAAGTACTTCTTCTGATGTTATTCGGATGCTTCAAAAGGGAGAAAAAGTTACATTAGTTAGTAAATACAGCTCAAGTTATTGGAAAGTAAAAGATTCCAATGGCGTGACGGGTTATATTTCTTCCTCTTCTAAATATACAAAAACAGTCAGCGGATCATCCCAAAGCGGAAGTAGCGACTCATCGAGCAGTTCATCCAGCAGCGCAACCGTGGAGAAAGTCATTTCTGCCGGTATGAAATATCTAGGTACACCATACAAGTATGGTGCAGACCGAAACAGTACGAAATATTTCGATTGTTCTTCCTTTGTAAGACGTGCTTTTATAGATGGTGCGGGTGTGACGCTCCCAACGGATTCCCGCAAACAAGCTACTTATGTAAAAAATAAAGGAAATACGAAGAGCAAAATCTCAAGTCTTAAACGTGGAGATCTGATGTTCTTCATGTCCTATAAAGGTTCAAGTTCATCTTCTTACTCAGGGGTCGATAAGAGTAAAGAGACCGTGACTCATGTAGCGATTTACCTTGGAGATAACAAAATGCTGCATACGTATTCCACTGACTCCGGCGGTGTTCGTGTTGATACGATTACAGGCAAACACTGGCAGTACCGTTTCCTATTCGGAGGAAGCGCACTATAACAATAAACCAAAAAGACAACTCTTCAAACAAAGAGTTGTCTTTTTTTATATAATTCTAGGTTCACTCATGATAAAGCCGCAAAATAATGTTTTGGTTGTAATTTCCGAAACCTTCACCATATAAGGTAAGTCCACCCACATGCTTAGCGTCGTCCGCCGTAGCAAGACGAAAAGTCCACTGATTTCGGTTCACCGGAATATCTGTAATGGTCACATCTGACATTCGCTGTCCATCAATAAAAGTACCCATAGGGGTGACTCTAATAATCTTCAAAAGTCCATATTGGTTCACATCATCGAGCCACCAATCTGGCGTAAATACACCCCGTCCATGTCCTGAATCACCAGGACTTGTCCAAGTTCCAAGTTTTACACCGTTTAGTGTAAAGCTGATATCAGACGGCCAGTTTGGATTCACGCCTGGTGCTTCTGAGCCGATCTCGAAGGAAAGTTCAATTTCGGTAAGTGAATGGCCTTGTAAAACGTAATTTGGGATCTTGTATTCTACAAACCCTTTGCCAAACCAAAGAATATGAGCATTCACTCGCTCGGGGTCAAGAAAATACCTGGGGTCATCGTATTGACCGATTACTTTTTCGGTAGTAGACAGCCCGCAAGTAGGATGAACTTCACATTCAGTATAATGACCAATCGGGATAGATACTTCTTGATATTTGCGAGAATTCTGCGCTTTCTGCGGCATTGCAATTTCGATCCAGTCAACAGAAAGGGAGTTGATTTTATGTGTGCCGCCATTTTTTCGAATCATCTTGGATTCTGTTATGCCGACTTCCTCGAGTTTCCGTACATGCATCGTAACAATGGCGCTGCTTAGGTTTAATTTTGCTGCAAGTTCTTTAATATTGAGCGGCTGCTCTGCAAGTAATTTAATAATGGATAGACGTACATTGCTAGCCAGCGCTTCATAGAGAGGAAGCCACTTTTCATCTGTATTTGCTCTAATCATTTCGATTCTCCCCTGAACGTTCAATAGTTAATATCCACTATTATAGAATTAGCATTCATATAAATCCAATGTTTTTTGAAAAAATAGATTTAAGAGGGTTGATTTTATAATATATTTGGATTTTAATATAAAGTAAGCGGTAACATTTTATAGTAGAATTAATTTTTTTATTAATTTAAAGAGGTGGTAAGCTCATGACAAACAAGGCGAAGATGGTTGTAGATAAAGATTTTACAATTGGGGAAGTAGATAAACGTATTTATGGATCTTTTATTGAACATTTAGGTCGTGCTGTATATGGCGGGATTTATGAACCTGGGCATGAAACGGCAGATGAGTCTGGATTTCGCGGGGATGTTCTTGGGTTAATTCAGGATCTTCAAGTACCGATTGTACGTTATCCAGGCGGGAATTTTGTGTCCGGGTATAACTGGGAAGATAGTGTAGGACCGAAAGAGGAACGGAAACATAGACTGGAGCTTGCTTGGAGAACAACAGAAACGAATGCGTTTGGATTTAATGAATTTGTGGATTGGGCGAAAAAAGCGAATACGGAAGTCATGATGGCAGTGAACTTGGGTACACGCGGGATAGATGCAGCACGCAATATTGTGGAGTACAGCAACCATAAATCAGGCTCGTATTATAGTGACCTGCGTATTAAACACGGGTACAAAGAGCCACATAATGTAAAGACCTGGTGTCTTGGTAATGAGATGGATGGACCGTGGCAGATTGGCCACAAAACAGCAGAGGAGTATGGCAGAATCGCCTTGGAATCTGCGAAAGTAATGAAACTCGTTGATCCTTCCATAGAACTTGTTGCCTGCGGCAGTTCAAGCATTCATATGCCGACATTCCCTGAATGGGAAGCAACGGTACTTGACCATACGTATGATCATGTAGAGTATCTTTCTTTGCATCAATATTATGGAAATCGGGAGCAAGATTCAGCTCAGTTCCTCGCGCGTTCCCTAGAAATGGATCAATTTATTGAAACGGTAACAGCAACTTGCGATTATATCAAAGCTAAAAAACGCAGTAAGAAAAAAATGTTCCTTTCTTTTGATGAATGGAATGTATGGTTCCACTCCAATGAAAATGACAGTAAGATCGAACCTTGGGGCGTTGCACCTCCTCAATTAGAAGACGTATATAACCATGAGGATGCACTGCTTGTAGGCTGTATGCTGATCAGTTTGCTGAAACATGCAGATCGTGTAAAAATGGCATGCCTCGCGCAGCTTGTTAATGTTATTGCTCCGATCATGACAGAGAATGGCGGCGCAGCATGGAAACAAACGATCTATTATCCGTATCTCCACACCTCCGTTTATGGCCGTGGTCAGGCACTTGTTCCGCTGATCCAATCATCGAAGTATGATACAAAAGAGATTACAGACGTTCCGTATCTGGAAGCAATCGCGATACATAACGAAGAGGCGGGAGAAGTCACGATCTTCGCTGTCAACCGTCATCTGGAAGAGTCGCTTCCTGTAGAAGTAGATTTGCGCAGTTTCGGTGACTGCCGTCTGATCGAGCACACAGTACTAGAGTCAGACGACCTGAAAGCTGTGAATACAGCAGCAAATCCGAACCGCGTGACTCCGCATACGAATGGTAATGCAGTAGTAGATGGAACAACGGTTACTTCACAATTGGCAAAAGCCAGCTGGAACGTGATCAGGCTCAAAGTGAGTGTATAAAAAGTACACAATCGTTACTTTTTAAATTTAAAACCTCTGCTCCGGGAAGCTCTCGGGACAGAGGTTTTTCTAATCCACAAAATGTATCGAATCAGACGCTAAGACTTGTTTACGTAATGATGAATCGCATCTCTTAGAAACTGGGCTGCGCCGGGGCCTGCCTTCTCATCATAATAAGAAGTAAACCGCTCATCTGCTACATACATATCGGCAAGGTTTTGATATGCCTCTTTGGAGAATTTGCTCCACGAATACATCAGCCACTGTTTATGTTTCTGAACTAGATGTTCTGCTTCTTCAGATGCGGGGTTATTTGTCGCAAAAGCTTGTTTTAGCAGACCGATGATCTCAACTTCAAGTGCCTGCATCTGGTTATAATCTTGTTCACTCATTCCTCTTAATTTGGCATTACTATCGTTTATTTCACGGTCTCCGTATTTCTCCCTGAGTTCCGCACCAAATTTTGTTTCATTTTTCCGAATTCGCTCGGCTTTTAGACCCTCAAATTTCTCTTTGTCCTGCATCTTTCTTCCTCCTTCTTTACTTTCAATGGTGAGCTTCACCGTATGGAGCAATTGTTCGAGATGGTCTCGTTTTCTAGTGAGTTTACTATAATGTGCTTTCAAAGCAGTTACCGGATCAAAATCAGGTTGTTCTAGGATCTTTCGGATATCATCCAGACTCACTTCCAGCTCACGATAGAATAAGATTTGCTGAAGCCGGTCCACCTCATGCTCTCCATAAATCCGATAGCCAGATGCATTGATTCTTGCTGGCGGCAGCAAGCCAATTTGATCGTAGTACCGAAGTGTGCGGCCGCTGACACCAGATAATTCCGCGAGTTGATGAACGGTATATTCCATGGATGCTCCTCCCTTACAGATCCCATCGTAAACGTATACGTAGCGTATAGGTCAATAACTAATTTACTGAGATTATAAAAATTTCGCTATGTAAAATAAGCTCCGCAGTACTCCCGATCGGAAGCAGCTGCGAAGCTTATCTTTAATCCGTATTTTGCTCAAGTATACAAATTAATTCTGTTTTTCATTCTTTTGTGCGGAGGGTTGTTTTTCAAATACTTCAGCCGCTTCTTCAGCAGAAAACTCAGTATCAAAAGCTCCTGGTTCAGGCATCTTATTCAGCTTCGTATTGCTAACCTCTGCTTTAGTTGGTTCATTACTGGATGAATTACGCATAGGAACACCTCCTTTATACCGAACATCAACAGTATTTTTCCAAACATGTCTCTATTCTATACCACAATTTACTGTGATCTAAGCAGAGGAGGGGAGAGAAGGTTACCGTTGCAAAGAAGACGTAGCGAAACCCTCAATTATATCTTTCAGCTGCTTACGAAGTGTGTGTTCGGTTGAACACTCAATTTCAATGACAGGCTCTGACGTAGGATCAGGCTGAATATTATGGATGCTGTAGAAATGCTCTTCAACATTTAGCAGTAACAACATCTGTTCTGGAGTCGGCATTTCTTTATCACCATAATGAAGAATGCTGAGATTATCTAGGTTTTTTCCTGATTTTATGAAAGCAGAACTCCAGGCCTGGATGAGTTGTTGTTCAGGTTCGGTTAAAGCCCATTCACTTACGAGAGTAGAGACATCTGTATCCGGCGTAATAGCAGTGAGTGCATTCCATCTAGATTCAGATATACGAAGTTTGGTTGCTTCTGCAGGAAGTAAACGTTCCTGACTGAGATAAAATCGATATAACTCTTCTTCCCATTCGGCAGGTTCTGTCCAAGTAAACAGATGAATTCGCTGATTTACGGCGAGATGGTACAAGTATTGACCATGCTGTTCTTCTTCTCCGGCATGAATCGTGAGTACTTTTTCTTGATCATTCCTAAGCGAATAGCTCCGGAGCATCCTGCGGCTTCTTGCAAAATGAATGAGCATTTCCAGCAGATCCGGCACGAATTCAATTTCCATCTCTTCTAAGCTGACAATAAGTCCTTTGGAAAGAAGACTATGAGAAGCAGCCTGAAGGATCAGTTCCCATTCACGCTCTGATAGTTCTCCGTACATCGGCTTCAGTAAGCCGGCAGCAACGTCTTCGGCTCCCATCGATGCGAGTGCAAAGCCAAACTCTTCTATGGATAACGTGATTAATGGTTTGTCCATAATTCCTCCTATAATTGGTTATGATGAAAGCTCAGCTCAGATCATTGGCAGATATGTAGTTGTTTGTGTTTGTTGTGTACTTATTTTATACTTGCCCCATTGTGGACAAGGCGAAGTGTTTTCAGTGTGCTGTTTAGTTCGTTAGTACTTAGTACATGGTAGGTGTTGATATCCACATGTTCTCTATTTTTTAGCTTCAGTCGATAGAAAGGAGGGACCGACTGCACCCACTTATTCATGGAAGATTCGTGAAGCTCTATTTTCTGAATTGAACTCCAAGGAATGAGGGTTCCGTCATTCAGCACGATATGGTTATGATCGTAAGAGAACAATGGTTTCTTAGAGAAACTAAAGCGCAACATCACTATGAGCTGAGGACCAACAAACCAGAAACCAATCAGCATACCACTGGCATAGTAAATGGTTTCAGCTATACCCAGGTTATCTCCAGTAAGGGCATATACGAGCAAAAAACAGCCGGAAATGATGATGAGAGCAGCCATTGCTTTTCCGAAAGCTAGTTTTCGTCGATAGGATATTGAATGCATGGGTTTAGCCTCCAGTTTCTTATGAGATGGGGTATTTTTATTCTATACTTGCCCCATTATGCACACGGCGAAGTGTTTTCAGTGTTCTTTTTAGTTCGTCAGTACTTAATACATGGTAGGTGTTGATATCCACCTGTTCTTTATTTTTCAGCTTCAATCGATAGAAAGGAGGTACCGACTGCACCCACTTATTCATGGAAGATTCGTGAAGCTCTATTTTCTGAATTGAACTCCAGGGAATGAGGGTTCCGTCATTTAGCGCGATATGGTTTTGATCATAAGAGAACAATGGCTTCTTAAAGAAGGTGAGGCTCAAAAGTCGAATGAGCTGAGGACCGAAAAACCAGAAACCAATCAGCATACCACTGGCATAGTAAATGGCTTCGCCTATACCCAGGTTATCTTCAGTAAGAGCATATACGAGCACAGAACAGCCGGAAATGAGAATGAGAGTTGACATTGCTTTTCCGAAAGCTAGTTTTCGCCGATAGGATATCGATTGCATGGGTCAACCTCCGGTCTTTGCGATAACTTCGTATTTTTGAATCATTTAAAGAAACCGCTAGCCCAGCGGATGGCACCTTCGGCTGCACTTGCCACATGTTTACCGGCGAATGACCCCACAGCACCTCCAACATAAGCGCCTACTGCCGTTCCTACCGGTCCAAATGCAGTTCCAAGGGTTCCGCCAACAAGGGCACCTGCGCCTGCAGCTGCTGATTTAATAACGACATTGGAGGCAGATACGGCAACGTCTGTTCCGGTGAGGGTTCCGCTCTTTATTTTCCCAGCAGTTTTGATACCTTCATCAAAAATATTGAGTCCTACGTTAATAGGGAAGAGTTTCTTGCTAATCATCTTTGGAATCGCTGAAATCTTCATTCCATACTGGCCTTTTTGTACTCCAGCTACCACATTACGAGTCCACTCTGGAAAACTGCTTGCTTTACTAAGACCCAGCCCGATTTTCCCTATTTTGAGGTTTCCAGCCCATTTATCGAATCCTTTCAATCCCTTCATAACAAGACCGGGCTGACGAAATTGCTTATCTATTCTTCTTGCCATATTTCTTAGGAAGGTGTCGGGGCCTTTTCCGGTTACCCATTTTGCATTATGGATGACTGCTCGGGTTGGATTTTTCGCACTCCGTTTGAATTCAACGGTCTTTGTTAAGACGAGTGTGCTCGCTAGTCCACTGTATAATGCAGTCCCAGCCATAGCTAGATTTCCGCGTAAACCATTGACGGTACTCCATGCACTCGAACCATTATCAAATGCATCCGAAAGGGTCTCTTTCGTTTGTTCTTGCCATGCGTCTTTGCTGTTTCCTTCTGTCCTAATTCCGGTATCTTGTGAACCATCTGCTTCCGCAAATTTAACGGAGATGGAATGAAGATCGGTACCAATTGAAGATACTCTAGAAGTAAATGTCTCCATCTGGGTACGAGCAGTCTGGAAGTCCTGATAAAATCGTTCCTGGGTTATGCCAGACCACTGGCTTTGCAGGGAGAGAATATTCGCATTTAGACTTGTAACCATGCTTTTACTGATCTCAGACGCTTGCGTAAATTGTTTGGAGATTTCGAGAATACGTTCTGGGGGGACCACAATTCTTGTCACTAACCATTCACCTCATCATAAATATTGAACAGAAGAAGGATACCATCAATATATGGTACATTTACCCAATAATTCTAATGTTAGAATCATCCGGTTGGCAACGGGAAATGGGTTTATTAGCAGAAAACAGGACTTAGGAAAGAGATAAGGTGTAAGCCCAAGGTTCCGTAATGTTTTCATTTACAAATAAAATAGCCCCAGAAGCATGGTAGCTGCTGAGGCATCTATGTTTACTATTTGCATACTTACGTACTTTCGTACGAATAAAGCAGAACTTACCCGGCATCATTTCGTGGCTTTTCCTTGAATATCGTT from Paenibacillus polygoni encodes the following:
- a CDS encoding MerR family transcriptional regulator — its product is MEYTVHQLAELSGVSGRTLRYYDQIGLLPPARINASGYRIYGEHEVDRLQQILFYRELEVSLDDIRKILEQPDFDPVTALKAHYSKLTRKRDHLEQLLHTVKLTIESKEGGRKMQDKEKFEGLKAERIRKNETKFGAELREKYGDREINDSNAKLRGMSEQDYNQMQALEVEIIGLLKQAFATNNPASEEAEHLVQKHKQWLMYSWSKFSKEAYQNLADMYVADERFTSYYDEKAGPGAAQFLRDAIHHYVNKS
- a CDS encoding acyltransferase, with protein sequence MTIRRWASFLCPDWRFITLKKPRIEELTPFRGLAFLAIVMQHSLAEYIYRADILPADSIMLMIVYHFTRFGTPTFVFLSAVLLFYNYEQKLHYPSFIRKRFGDIYVPFILWTLVYWISVRLMMYTNWLDAETWKSLVRELFAPQAGYHLWFIIMVFQFYLLFPLFRRIAIQIRNRLKEMEHKQQNRIVFAILLISGLAYGYLLYLSYYRMGQWAVAPGIGQTLLNHRTSIFVMYIFYFILGAVCAFMLDRFRSVMVKILPWNALLSILLFVYLAYDVLRGSGETMNLNISSYLKPTTFVLILSQMFLIYGILHLLSVKSTFYKLFTWVGRYSFGGYLVHALVIYWISSFTRPLQLAGYHLGFTLLTFALTVIVSLLISYGLSRLPFSRYLVGLGRRRIPATTTKQDKIEPGLKTPVTNSLTE
- a CDS encoding C40 family peptidase; protein product: MKVTKKILTASIAAVLLLGTVNMPAFVNQAYAATTTLEVIYGVNFRKGPSTSSDVIRMLQKGEKVTLVSKYSSSYWKVKDSNGVTGYISSSSKYTKTVSGSSQSGSSDSSSSSSSSATVEKVISAGMKYLGTPYKYGADRNSTKYFDCSSFVRRAFIDGAGVTLPTDSRKQATYVKNKGNTKSKISSLKRGDLMFFMSYKGSSSSSYSGVDKSKETVTHVAIYLGDNKMLHTYSTDSGGVRVDTITGKHWQYRFLFGGSAL
- the arfA gene encoding arabinosylfuranosidase ArfA — encoded protein: MTNKAKMVVDKDFTIGEVDKRIYGSFIEHLGRAVYGGIYEPGHETADESGFRGDVLGLIQDLQVPIVRYPGGNFVSGYNWEDSVGPKEERKHRLELAWRTTETNAFGFNEFVDWAKKANTEVMMAVNLGTRGIDAARNIVEYSNHKSGSYYSDLRIKHGYKEPHNVKTWCLGNEMDGPWQIGHKTAEEYGRIALESAKVMKLVDPSIELVACGSSSIHMPTFPEWEATVLDHTYDHVEYLSLHQYYGNREQDSAQFLARSLEMDQFIETVTATCDYIKAKKRSKKKMFLSFDEWNVWFHSNENDSKIEPWGVAPPQLEDVYNHEDALLVGCMLISLLKHADRVKMACLAQLVNVIAPIMTENGGAAWKQTIYYPYLHTSVYGRGQALVPLIQSSKYDTKEITDVPYLEAIAIHNEEAGEVTIFAVNRHLEESLPVEVDLRSFGDCRLIEHTVLESDDLKAVNTAANPNRVTPHTNGNAVVDGTTVTSQLAKASWNVIRLKVSV
- a CDS encoding ArsR/SmtB family transcription factor, yielding MIRANTDEKWLPLYEALASNVRLSIIKLLAEQPLNIKELAAKLNLSSAIVTMHVRKLEEVGITESKMIRKNGGTHKINSLSVDWIEIAMPQKAQNSRKYQEVSIPIGHYTECEVHPTCGLSTTEKVIGQYDDPRYFLDPERVNAHILWFGKGFVEYKIPNYVLQGHSLTEIELSFEIGSEAPGVNPNWPSDISFTLNGVKLGTWTSPGDSGHGRGVFTPDWWLDDVNQYGLLKIIRVTPMGTFIDGQRMSDVTITDIPVNRNQWTFRLATADDAKHVGGLTLYGEGFGNYNQNIILRLYHE
- a CDS encoding WXG100 family type VII secretion target, which codes for MTRIVVPPERILEISKQFTQASEISKSMVTSLNANILSLQSQWSGITQERFYQDFQTARTQMETFTSRVSSIGTDLHSISVKFAEADGSQDTGIRTEGNSKDAWQEQTKETLSDAFDNGSSAWSTVNGLRGNLAMAGTALYSGLASTLVLTKTVEFKRSAKNPTRAVIHNAKWVTGKGPDTFLRNMARRIDKQFRQPGLVMKGLKGFDKWAGNLKIGKIGLGLSKASSFPEWTRNVVAGVQKGQYGMKISAIPKMISKKLFPINVGLNIFDEGIKTAGKIKSGTLTGTDVAVSASNVVIKSAAAGAGALVGGTLGTAFGPVGTAVGAYVGGAVGSFAGKHVASAAEGAIRWASGFFK